The following proteins are co-located in the Thermoplasmata archaeon genome:
- a CDS encoding VWA domain-containing protein, with the protein MAFDARAIERRLIDRIAAFGSHLRRAGIPVGTGAELDFAAAAAVVDPFDRRQWREAATVTLAKSPTEAAAVAAEFDAFFREGGAAGARPRPGSEVRALRPKAPRPPAGTAARRRFERDEPVLVAVPLGTYSMSAPRRPHALSALADRELRALRRGARRFRRESARLPGRRRTRSRHGRVELGDTIRLSIHHSGELLELRRARPRPTRAEFVLLWDVSGSMREHESRFFGLVHALERTSRRGRVFAFSTRVEEITADVRRFGYRRALETVSRRIDGADGGTRIGRSLGEFVRRFGGTLREQTTLVILSDGWDLGETDEVARELARLRPRVGSIVWVAPYTRRAGFEPRVGALEAALPQIDRLLGPEDFESRWPLRAFPI; encoded by the coding sequence GTGGCGTTCGACGCTCGCGCGATCGAGCGGCGGCTGATCGATCGGATCGCCGCGTTCGGGTCCCACCTGCGGCGTGCGGGGATCCCGGTCGGCACCGGGGCCGAGCTTGACTTCGCGGCCGCAGCGGCGGTCGTGGACCCATTCGACCGACGGCAGTGGCGCGAGGCCGCGACGGTCACGCTGGCGAAGTCGCCGACCGAGGCCGCCGCCGTCGCCGCGGAGTTCGACGCGTTCTTCCGGGAGGGCGGTGCGGCCGGTGCGCGGCCGCGGCCGGGCTCGGAGGTCCGCGCGCTCCGGCCGAAGGCCCCGCGCCCTCCGGCCGGGACCGCTGCCCGGCGTCGTTTCGAGCGCGACGAGCCGGTCCTGGTCGCGGTGCCACTGGGGACCTACAGCATGAGCGCGCCGCGACGGCCGCACGCGCTGTCCGCGCTCGCCGACCGCGAGCTGCGGGCCCTGCGACGCGGCGCGCGCCGGTTTCGCCGCGAATCGGCGCGGCTACCGGGCCGTCGCCGCACCCGTTCGCGTCACGGCCGCGTCGAGCTGGGCGACACGATCCGCTTGAGCATCCATCACAGCGGGGAGCTGCTCGAGCTGCGTCGGGCCCGCCCCCGGCCGACGCGCGCGGAGTTCGTCCTGCTCTGGGACGTCAGCGGGTCCATGCGCGAGCACGAGAGCCGATTCTTCGGCCTGGTCCACGCGCTCGAACGGACGTCGCGACGAGGACGGGTCTTCGCGTTCAGCACGCGGGTCGAGGAGATCACCGCCGACGTGCGCCGCTTCGGCTACCGACGCGCGCTCGAGACCGTGAGCCGGCGGATCGACGGCGCGGACGGCGGGACCCGGATCGGCCGCTCCCTCGGGGAGTTCGTGCGGCGCTTCGGCGGGACCCTGCGCGAGCAGACCACGCTCGTCATCCTGAGCGACGGCTGGGACCTGGGGGAGACCGACGAGGTCGCCCGAGAGCTGGCCCGTCTCCGCCCGCGGGTCGGGTCGATCGTCTGGGTCGCTCCCTACACCCGGCGGGCCGGCTTCGAACCTCGCGTGGGGGCGCTCGAGGCCGCCCTCCCCCAGATCGACCGGTTGCTGGGTCCCGAGGACTTCGAGTCCCGCTGGCCGCTGCGGGCGTTCCCGATCTAG
- a CDS encoding MoxR family ATPase, producing the protein MATANGAGASDASSWVDAPGVSALLLAQNYLADAPLSMAVFLSARLGKPLLVEGEPGCGKTEIAKALAAATGVELLRLQCFEGLDARSALYDWDYPRQLLTIRLHERDGADARLEKEVFSERFLLKRPLVRALEGDGAHRPVLLIDEIDRADEEFEGLLLEFLSEFQVTIPELGTIRAKRIPLVVITSNRTRELSDALKRRCLYVYLDYPDVEKEVAIVRRRLPDLAPALARSLVGFVQRLRSEPELAKRPGVAETLDWAAALLSLGRRQLDPETIEATLGFLVKDAQDLRSIGPDRIAALLG; encoded by the coding sequence ATGGCGACCGCGAACGGGGCCGGCGCGAGCGATGCGTCGTCCTGGGTCGATGCGCCCGGGGTGTCCGCGTTGCTGCTCGCGCAGAACTATCTCGCGGACGCGCCGCTGTCGATGGCCGTCTTCCTGAGCGCGCGGCTCGGGAAGCCGCTCCTCGTCGAGGGCGAGCCGGGCTGCGGCAAGACCGAGATCGCCAAGGCGCTCGCCGCGGCCACCGGCGTCGAGCTCCTGCGGCTCCAGTGCTTTGAGGGCCTGGACGCCCGCTCGGCGCTCTATGACTGGGACTACCCGCGCCAGCTCCTGACGATCCGCCTGCACGAGCGCGATGGCGCCGATGCCCGCCTAGAAAAGGAGGTCTTCAGCGAGCGCTTCCTGCTCAAGCGACCCCTCGTCCGGGCGCTCGAAGGGGACGGCGCGCACCGCCCGGTCCTCCTCATCGACGAGATCGACCGCGCGGACGAGGAGTTCGAGGGTCTGCTGCTCGAGTTCCTTTCCGAATTCCAGGTGACGATCCCCGAGCTGGGCACGATCCGAGCGAAGCGGATCCCGCTCGTCGTGATCACCTCCAACCGCACCCGCGAGCTGAGCGACGCGCTAAAGCGCCGCTGCCTGTACGTCTACCTCGACTACCCGGACGTCGAGAAGGAGGTCGCCATCGTCCGGCGTCGCCTTCCGGACCTCGCACCGGCGCTCGCCCGGAGCCTGGTGGGCTTCGTGCAGCGGCTGCGTTCGGAGCCCGAGCTCGCCAAGCGCCCCGGGGTCGCCGAGACGCTCGACTGGGCCGCCGCGCTGCTCTCGCTGGGGCGCCGCCAGCTCGATCCGGAGACGATCGAGGCGACGCTCGGGTTCCTCGTCAAGGACGCCCAGGACCTGCGTTCGATCGGACCCGACCGCATTGCCGCCCTGCTGGGGTAG
- the moaA gene encoding GTP 3',8-cyclase MoaA, with the protein MLVDRFGRGVTDLRVSVTKRCNFGCIYCHDEGLGPVDRPRAPHAEEMSPVEIERIVRVAREFDIRSVKFTGGEPLVRHDMEEIVDRTVRHMDDVSLTTNGSMLAARAEALRNAGLKRINVSIDSLDPAAFREIRRGALAPVLRGIERALHVGLKPVKLNMVVFRPTVEHIPEMIRFVSRNEGLKLQLIQFMPELVGPKDWSVDIDSVKGWLARRADRVLVREMHHRRIYQFGGAEVEVVDPVYNREFCQNCHRIRVTHRGELKGCLNRNDDLIPTRGLDDREIRQAFRTCVAERVPYYGAYVRDHPVRDPSAAPLLQLAPAPD; encoded by the coding sequence GTGCTGGTCGACCGCTTCGGCCGAGGGGTCACGGACCTGCGGGTCAGTGTGACCAAGCGCTGCAACTTCGGCTGCATCTACTGCCACGACGAGGGCCTCGGGCCGGTCGATCGCCCCCGCGCCCCCCACGCCGAGGAGATGTCGCCGGTCGAGATCGAGCGGATCGTCCGCGTGGCGCGCGAGTTCGACATCCGTTCGGTGAAGTTCACCGGCGGTGAGCCGCTGGTCCGCCACGACATGGAGGAGATCGTCGACCGCACCGTGCGACACATGGACGACGTCTCTCTGACGACGAACGGGTCGATGCTCGCCGCGCGCGCCGAGGCGCTGCGGAACGCCGGCCTGAAGCGGATCAACGTCTCGATCGACTCGCTCGACCCGGCGGCGTTCCGGGAGATCCGTCGCGGGGCGCTCGCGCCGGTGCTGCGGGGCATCGAGCGGGCGCTGCACGTGGGCCTCAAGCCGGTGAAGCTGAACATGGTCGTCTTCCGCCCCACGGTCGAGCATATCCCGGAGATGATCCGGTTCGTCAGCCGGAACGAAGGGCTCAAGCTGCAGCTGATCCAGTTCATGCCCGAGCTCGTGGGACCGAAGGATTGGTCCGTCGACATCGATTCCGTCAAGGGCTGGCTCGCGCGCCGCGCCGACCGCGTGCTGGTGCGCGAGATGCACCACCGCCGCATCTACCAGTTCGGCGGCGCGGAGGTGGAGGTCGTCGACCCGGTCTATAACCGGGAGTTCTGCCAGAACTGCCACCGGATCCGGGTGACGCACCGCGGGGAGCTCAAGGGCTGTCTCAACCGCAACGACGACCTGATCCCGACGCGGGGCCTGGACGATCGGGAGATCCGGCAGGCGTTCCGGACGTGCGTCGCCGAGCGGGTCCCGTACTACGGAGCCTACGTCCGGGACCATCCGGTGCGTGATCCGTCCGCCGCGCCCCTGCTCCAGCTGGCGCCCGCGCCGGACTGA
- a CDS encoding XdhC family protein: MQPAQFARHVGQLVERREPFAIATVTRTEGSTLAKPGFKILIAPSGAIVAGTLGGGCPEGPVVAGALEALELGEPRVLRVHLVDTEASLAGTARGTDPNEIWVQTNCGGTLELYIEPMLPSRRLVIVGQGGRDDVEEALVHLGMRLGFEVIVIDPNPSLSEAPHELLRESTVDVHRLGLGALDSVIVLTKGERDVAVLESLSHVPLRFVGLLASRHRLRQDTEELVRRGVPPEFVRALHAPIGLDIGAKTPEELGVAILAEVIQTHYDKATGRRPSTDRTDGA, encoded by the coding sequence ATGCAGCCCGCGCAGTTCGCGCGCCACGTCGGCCAGCTCGTGGAGCGACGCGAGCCGTTCGCGATCGCGACCGTCACTCGAACCGAAGGCTCGACGCTCGCGAAGCCCGGGTTCAAGATCCTGATCGCTCCGAGCGGAGCGATCGTCGCGGGGACGCTCGGGGGCGGCTGTCCGGAAGGACCCGTCGTCGCGGGCGCGCTCGAGGCCCTCGAGCTCGGCGAGCCACGCGTCCTGCGGGTGCACCTCGTGGACACGGAGGCGTCGCTCGCCGGCACCGCGCGCGGGACCGATCCCAATGAGATCTGGGTCCAGACGAACTGCGGCGGGACGCTCGAGCTCTACATCGAGCCGATGCTGCCGAGCCGCCGGCTGGTGATCGTGGGCCAGGGCGGTCGCGACGACGTCGAGGAGGCGCTGGTGCATCTCGGCATGCGGCTCGGCTTCGAAGTGATCGTGATCGATCCGAACCCGTCGCTCAGCGAGGCGCCGCACGAGCTGCTGCGGGAGTCGACCGTGGACGTCCACCGCCTGGGCCTCGGCGCTCTGGACTCGGTGATCGTCCTCACCAAGGGCGAGCGGGACGTCGCCGTCCTCGAGTCGCTCTCGCACGTTCCGCTGCGGTTCGTCGGGCTGCTCGCGAGCCGACACCGGCTGCGCCAGGACACCGAGGAGCTGGTCCGGCGCGGTGTTCCTCCCGAGTTCGTTCGGGCCCTGCACGCGCCGATCGGGCTCGACATCGGCGCGAAGACGCCCGAGGAGCTCGGGGTGGCCATCCTCGCGGAGGTCATCCAGACCCACTACGACAAGGCGACGGGGCGTCGCCCGTCCACGGACCGGACGGACGGCGCCTGA
- a CDS encoding xanthine dehydrogenase family protein subunit M, which produces MYPPSFDYYAPTSLEEAIRLLDQHQGEAKVLAGGQSLIGMMKLRLAQPGALIDINRVPNLAYVREDGAFLRIGALTRINELHASDVVRARYGALFDASGEIADPTVRNWGTVGGNASHGDPGNDLPACLMALDAQYQVQGPKGSRAIPARQFYQDSFVTALQPNEVLTEVSVPKAGAGSGSAYSKMERKVGDFATAAVAVSLRLGADGAIAKAGIGLTNVGPTAIYAAAAADALAGKSGNAAEVERAAGLAADAARPIGDNRGPVDFKKDMVRVWTRRTVASAIARAKGGH; this is translated from the coding sequence ATGTATCCACCGAGCTTCGACTACTACGCGCCGACCAGCCTGGAGGAAGCGATTCGGCTGCTCGACCAGCACCAGGGAGAAGCCAAGGTGCTCGCCGGAGGGCAGAGCCTCATCGGCATGATGAAGCTCCGCCTGGCGCAACCCGGGGCGCTGATCGACATCAATCGCGTGCCCAACCTTGCCTACGTGCGGGAGGACGGAGCGTTCCTGCGGATCGGGGCGCTCACCCGGATCAACGAGCTCCACGCGAGCGACGTCGTCCGGGCCCGCTACGGCGCGCTGTTCGATGCCTCGGGGGAGATCGCCGACCCCACGGTCCGCAACTGGGGGACGGTCGGCGGCAACGCCTCGCACGGCGACCCGGGCAACGATCTCCCGGCGTGCCTGATGGCGCTGGACGCGCAGTACCAGGTCCAGGGACCGAAGGGCTCGCGCGCGATACCGGCCCGGCAATTCTACCAGGACTCCTTTGTCACCGCGCTCCAGCCGAACGAGGTGCTCACCGAGGTAAGCGTGCCGAAGGCCGGCGCCGGCTCGGGCAGCGCCTACTCGAAGATGGAACGCAAGGTCGGCGACTTCGCGACCGCCGCGGTCGCGGTGAGCCTCCGTCTTGGCGCCGACGGCGCGATCGCCAAGGCCGGCATCGGCCTCACCAACGTGGGGCCCACGGCGATCTACGCCGCGGCGGCCGCGGACGCGCTCGCCGGAAAAAGCGGCAACGCCGCGGAGGTCGAACGCGCCGCCGGTCTCGCGGCCGACGCGGCCCGGCCGATCGGCGACAACCGGGGTCCGGTCGACTTCAAGAAGGACATGGTCCGGGTCTGGACCCGTCGCACGGTCGCGAGCGCGATCGCCCGGGCCAAGGGAGGGCACTGA
- a CDS encoding (2Fe-2S)-binding protein yields the protein MAIDVEEVATAGSPNGRRTVHISVNGVAHRSTIDTRMLLVSYLRERLRLTGTHIGCDTAHCGACTVLVDGVAAKSCNLLAVMVDGRSVTTVEGLETGGKLHPVQEGFTKEHGLQCGYCTPGMMLASVALLSKNPNPTEDEIRRGLSGNLCRCTGYVNIVKAVQYASTQLREAPKGGT from the coding sequence ATGGCGATCGACGTCGAGGAGGTCGCGACGGCCGGCAGCCCCAACGGGCGGCGGACGGTGCACATCAGCGTCAACGGCGTGGCGCATCGCTCCACGATCGACACCCGCATGCTGCTCGTCAGCTACCTTCGCGAGCGCCTCCGTCTCACCGGCACGCACATCGGCTGCGATACGGCGCACTGCGGCGCCTGCACCGTCCTCGTCGACGGGGTCGCCGCGAAGTCCTGCAACCTGCTCGCGGTGATGGTCGACGGCCGGAGCGTCACGACCGTCGAGGGGCTCGAGACCGGCGGCAAGCTGCACCCGGTGCAGGAGGGGTTCACGAAGGAGCACGGACTGCAGTGCGGCTACTGCACGCCCGGCATGATGCTCGCGAGCGTCGCCCTGCTGTCGAAGAACCCGAATCCGACCGAGGACGAGATCCGCCGGGGCCTGTCGGGCAACCTGTGCCGCTGCACGGGCTACGTCAACATCGTCAAAGCGGTCCAGTACGCGTCGACCCAGCTCCGCGAGGCCCCGAAGGGAGGGACCTGA
- a CDS encoding aerobic carbon-monoxide dehydrogenase large subunit — translation MADAAPVPGGIGQSLARKEDVRFIRGKGNYVDDVNLPGMLFMDLVRSPYAHAKITALRKEPALKVPGVLAVITGADLAAAKLAWMPTLMSDTQMVLPTDTVMFQGQEVAAVVATDRYAAADGVAAVEVDYEPLPVVIDPFKALEPGAPVLRTDKGKKDNHIWHWEVGDRAATEAALKSSAVVARERLYIPRIHVASIETCGCVAQVDVNGKLTVWMTTQAPHAIRTVFALVSGLPENNIRIISPDIGGGFGGKVPVYPGYVIAVVAALTTGKPVKWIEDRTGNLTADSFARDYHIEAEVGATKDGKVTALRVKTLADHGYTDAAANPSKFPAGLFHIITGSYPFQHAFVEVDAAYTNKPPGGIAYRCSFRVTEAVFAIERLMDSLAHQLQLDPAELRLRNFIPPEAFPFTSALGWTYDSGNYAGALRKAMDMIGYEALRKEQAAKRAKGELMGLGISSFTEIVGAGPSKTFDILGIKMFDSAEVRIHPTGKVLARFGTKSQGQGHETTYAQILAEELGIPAADISVEEGDTDTAPYGLGTYASRSTPTAGAAAAIAARKIREKAAKIAAHLLEVSPNDIEWKDHKFQVKGVPEKSKTMADVAFAAYTNHPQGMEAGLEAVDYYDPPNMTYPFGSYICAVDVDKETGQVKVRRFVAIDDCGTIINPMIVDGQIHGGLTMGFAPALLEEIPYDAQGNSRAPSFLEYLLPTAVETPKWETGKTVTPSPHHPLGAKGVGESATVGAPAAIVNAVIDALQPYGVTNIDIPISPYKVWQAIHSKDPK, via the coding sequence ATGGCGGACGCCGCGCCGGTCCCCGGCGGCATCGGCCAGTCGTTGGCCCGCAAGGAAGACGTCCGCTTCATCCGAGGCAAGGGCAACTACGTCGACGACGTGAACCTCCCCGGCATGCTGTTCATGGACCTCGTGCGCAGCCCGTACGCGCACGCGAAGATCACGGCGCTCCGCAAGGAGCCCGCGCTCAAGGTCCCCGGTGTGCTCGCGGTCATCACCGGCGCGGACCTGGCGGCGGCGAAGCTCGCCTGGATGCCGACGCTGATGTCGGACACCCAGATGGTCCTTCCCACCGACACGGTCATGTTCCAGGGTCAGGAGGTCGCTGCGGTCGTTGCCACGGACCGCTACGCGGCGGCCGACGGGGTCGCGGCGGTGGAGGTCGACTACGAGCCGCTGCCGGTCGTTATCGATCCGTTCAAGGCCCTCGAGCCCGGCGCTCCCGTCCTGCGCACGGACAAGGGCAAGAAGGACAACCACATCTGGCACTGGGAGGTCGGCGACCGGGCCGCCACGGAGGCGGCGCTCAAGTCGAGCGCCGTCGTCGCCCGCGAGCGTCTGTACATCCCGCGGATCCACGTCGCGTCGATCGAGACCTGCGGCTGCGTCGCCCAGGTCGACGTCAACGGCAAGCTGACCGTGTGGATGACGACCCAGGCCCCGCACGCCATCCGCACCGTCTTCGCGCTCGTCAGCGGCCTACCCGAGAACAACATCCGCATCATCTCGCCGGACATCGGCGGGGGCTTCGGCGGCAAGGTGCCGGTCTATCCGGGCTACGTGATCGCGGTCGTCGCCGCGCTCACCACGGGCAAGCCGGTGAAGTGGATCGAGGACCGGACCGGTAATCTGACCGCCGACTCGTTCGCGCGCGACTACCACATCGAGGCCGAGGTCGGCGCGACCAAGGACGGGAAGGTCACCGCGCTGCGGGTGAAGACCCTGGCCGACCACGGCTACACCGACGCCGCGGCCAACCCGTCGAAGTTCCCCGCGGGACTCTTCCACATCATCACCGGCTCGTACCCGTTCCAGCACGCGTTCGTCGAGGTCGATGCGGCGTACACGAACAAGCCGCCCGGGGGCATCGCGTACCGCTGCTCGTTCCGTGTCACCGAGGCCGTGTTCGCGATCGAGCGGCTGATGGACAGCCTCGCGCACCAGCTCCAGCTCGACCCGGCCGAGCTGCGCTTGAGGAACTTCATCCCGCCGGAGGCGTTCCCGTTCACGTCGGCGCTCGGCTGGACCTATGACAGCGGCAACTACGCCGGCGCGCTGCGCAAGGCGATGGACATGATCGGCTACGAGGCGCTGCGCAAGGAACAGGCGGCCAAGCGCGCGAAGGGCGAGCTCATGGGCCTCGGGATCTCGAGCTTCACCGAGATCGTCGGCGCGGGCCCTTCCAAGACGTTCGACATCCTCGGCATCAAGATGTTCGACTCGGCCGAGGTCCGGATCCACCCGACCGGCAAGGTGCTCGCCCGGTTCGGCACGAAGTCCCAGGGCCAGGGCCACGAGACCACGTACGCCCAGATCCTGGCCGAGGAGCTCGGCATCCCGGCCGCGGACATCTCGGTCGAGGAGGGCGACACCGACACCGCGCCCTACGGTCTCGGCACCTACGCGAGCCGCAGCACGCCGACGGCGGGCGCCGCCGCGGCGATCGCGGCCCGGAAGATCCGCGAGAAGGCGGCGAAGATCGCCGCCCACCTTCTCGAGGTGTCGCCGAACGACATCGAGTGGAAGGACCACAAGTTCCAGGTCAAGGGCGTCCCCGAGAAGTCCAAGACGATGGCCGATGTCGCGTTCGCGGCCTACACCAACCACCCGCAGGGCATGGAGGCCGGGCTCGAGGCGGTGGACTACTACGACCCGCCGAACATGACCTACCCGTTCGGGAGCTACATCTGCGCGGTCGACGTCGACAAGGAGACCGGCCAGGTGAAGGTCCGGCGCTTCGTCGCGATCGACGACTGCGGCACGATCATCAACCCGATGATCGTCGACGGCCAGATCCACGGCGGGCTGACGATGGGCTTCGCGCCCGCGCTCCTCGAGGAGATCCCGTACGACGCGCAGGGCAACAGCCGGGCGCCGTCGTTCCTGGAGTACCTCCTGCCCACGGCGGTGGAGACGCCGAAGTGGGAGACGGGCAAGACCGTGACGCCGAGCCCCCACCACCCGCTGGGCGCCAAGGGCGTCGGGGAGTCCGCCACCGTCGGGGCACCCGCCGCGATCGTCAACGCGGTCATCGATGCGCTGCAGCCCTACGGGGTGACGAACATCGACATCCCGATCTCGCCGTACAAGGTCTGGCAGGCGATCCACTCGAAGGACCCGAAGTAG
- a CDS encoding carbon monoxide dehydrogenase subunit G yields the protein MHIEGDFRVRAPPEKVYAFFLDPVGFIDCLDDPHQVHAVDTDHFEGTVTTGVAFIRGTFRIRGTYGERTPPTALTARINGTGLGSGIDAQLSIAIAAAEGQSAVHWQGEVQLSGPVATIGERMVRSTVDKKADGLFENARKRLEGA from the coding sequence ATGCACATCGAGGGCGACTTCCGCGTCCGCGCTCCGCCCGAGAAGGTGTACGCCTTCTTCCTCGATCCGGTCGGGTTCATCGACTGCCTGGACGACCCGCACCAGGTGCACGCGGTCGATACGGACCACTTCGAGGGCACCGTGACGACCGGCGTCGCCTTCATCCGGGGCACCTTCCGCATCCGCGGCACCTACGGGGAGCGGACCCCACCGACCGCCCTCACCGCCCGGATCAACGGCACGGGCCTCGGCAGCGGGATCGACGCTCAGCTCTCGATCGCGATCGCGGCGGCCGAGGGCCAGAGCGCCGTCCACTGGCAGGGCGAGGTCCAGCTGAGCGGGCCGGTGGCCACGATCGGCGAGCGGATGGTGCGCTCGACCGTCGACAAGAAGGCGGACGGACTCTTCGAGAACGCGCGCAAGCGGCTCGAGGGCGCCTAG
- a CDS encoding YbaK/EbsC family protein — MTEPEPLREPSARRFAAHLAAQGLTRRVLELPESTRTAADAARAVGCQVRQIVKSLVFRAGAEGPPVLFLVAGSNRVDPARAAELVGVPLERADPEFVRSVTGYAIGGVPPAGHARSIPAYVDYELLAESELWAAAGHPHAVFRLKPLELLRLTRARPVPLDARPPGPAPGARWVTFDCYGTLIDWRAGLIEAARRRGWVDSAESGDAFFAAYLAAEPAVEGAAYRPYREIVAATVGRVGEQRGHRIAPGAAAEFVDSVPEWPAFADAAPLLRELRARGRRVAILSNIDRDLLAATLARHDLEVDRTVTAEEVRSYKPAPAHWIRFLRATGADPRSTLHVSASYEYDLETAGLLGGRTAYVARYGPLPAERPVDRRLADLASAAELLGEA, encoded by the coding sequence GTGACCGAGCCCGAGCCGCTGCGCGAACCTTCCGCTCGCCGGTTCGCGGCCCACCTCGCCGCGCAGGGTCTGACGCGGCGGGTCCTGGAACTGCCGGAGTCGACACGCACCGCGGCCGACGCGGCGCGGGCGGTGGGGTGCCAGGTCCGCCAGATCGTCAAGTCGCTCGTCTTCCGGGCGGGGGCCGAAGGGCCGCCGGTCCTGTTCCTGGTCGCGGGGTCGAACCGGGTCGATCCCGCGCGTGCGGCCGAGTTGGTGGGCGTTCCACTGGAGCGGGCCGACCCGGAGTTCGTGCGGTCCGTGACCGGCTACGCCATCGGCGGGGTCCCGCCCGCCGGCCACGCCCGGTCGATCCCCGCGTACGTCGACTACGAGCTGCTGGCCGAGAGCGAGCTCTGGGCCGCGGCCGGCCACCCGCACGCGGTGTTCCGGCTGAAACCCCTCGAGCTGCTCCGGCTCACCCGGGCGCGCCCGGTGCCGCTCGACGCGCGGCCGCCGGGTCCCGCCCCCGGAGCTCGGTGGGTCACCTTCGACTGCTACGGCACCCTAATCGACTGGCGGGCCGGCCTGATCGAGGCGGCCCGCCGCCGCGGGTGGGTCGACTCGGCCGAGTCCGGCGACGCCTTCTTCGCAGCCTACCTTGCGGCCGAGCCGGCCGTCGAGGGCGCAGCGTACCGTCCGTATCGCGAGATCGTGGCGGCGACGGTGGGGCGGGTCGGCGAGCAGCGCGGGCATCGGATCGCTCCCGGCGCCGCGGCGGAGTTCGTGGACTCGGTGCCGGAGTGGCCCGCGTTCGCCGACGCGGCGCCGCTGCTGCGCGAGCTGCGCGCGCGGGGGCGCCGCGTCGCGATCCTGTCGAACATCGACCGGGACCTGCTGGCCGCGACGCTGGCCCGGCACGATCTCGAGGTCGATCGAACCGTCACGGCGGAGGAGGTGCGGTCGTACAAGCCGGCGCCGGCCCACTGGATCCGGTTCCTCCGAGCGACCGGGGCGGATCCCCGGAGCACGCTCCACGTGTCGGCGAGCTACGAGTACGACCTCGAGACCGCCGGCCTCCTCGGCGGCCGGACCGCGTACGTCGCGCGCTACGGCCCGCTTCCCGCGGAGCGGCCGGTCGACCGACGCCTGGCCGATCTCGCGAGCGCGGCCGAGCTCCTCGGCGAGGCCTAG